From a region of the Triticum aestivum cultivar Chinese Spring chromosome 7D, IWGSC CS RefSeq v2.1, whole genome shotgun sequence genome:
- the LOC123166807 gene encoding pentatricopeptide repeat-containing protein At3g29230, whose translation MQPRTLPRGRAAILRAVTGCRGRREEQALHCLVCKLGLASDVVLATALLVRYGRRGLLAPAQRLFDEMPRRDAVAFNAMLAALGASGRAADARRLFDRMPGPDRTPASWNTLLTCYCRVGDLASARAVFEASLRAATSSAVSWNAMVDGYCKAGRMDAARELFDRMGSSLRDVVTYNTMMAGYLRRGDPAAAIAMFRRLTQDEGQAPRPTAVTIATVVTACTQVGDFGFGRAVHLSTRQLLGTSTDAVLSNALMDMYFKCGSVDRALEVFSAMPSGAPNLFCWNTVIAGLGRNGRGEDAVRAFRDMVETSNKNNEVRPDSVTFVALLSACSHSGLVREGRELFAEMLPAHGVAPGAEHYGCMVDLLCRAGLLGEAVRLVRTMPVRPNAKVLGCLLLHARSSGDGVTASEWAARRIAELDGRDGAAYGLSNLYASLQRWDHVERHRSGLVTVAAASGKEPGRTSYDPHVR comes from the coding sequence ATGCAGCCGAGGACGCTTCCGCGCGGCCGCGCCGCCATCCTGCGCGCGGTCACGGGATGCCGCGGCCGCCGGGAAGAGCAGGCCCTCCACTGCCTCGTCTGCAAGCTGGGACTCGCCTCCGACGTCGTGCTTGCGACCGCCTTGCTCGTCCGCTACGGCAGGCGCGGCCTCCTGGCTCCCGCCCAGCggctgttcgacgaaatgccgcGCAGGGACGCGGTCGCCTTCAACGCCATGCTGGCCGCGCTCGGCGCCTCGGGGAGGGCGGCCGACGCGCGGAGGCTGTTCGACCGAATGCCGGGGCCGGACAGGACCCCCGCGTCGTGGAACACCCTGCTCACGTGCTACTGCAGGGTCGGCGACCTCGCCTCCGCCAGGGCCGTCTTCGAGGCGAGCCTGCGCGCGGCGACGAGCAGCgccgtctcgtggaacgcgatgGTCGACGGGTACTGCAAGGCCGGGCGGATGGACGCCGCCCGGGAGCTGTTCGACCGTATGGGCTCCTCGCTGCGGGACGTCGTCACGTATAACACGATGATGGCCGGGTATCTGCGCCGGGGAGACCCCGCCGCGGCCATCGCGATGTTCCGCCGGCTGACGCAGGATGAGGGGCAGGCGCCGAGGCCCACCGCGGTCACCATTGCCACCGTGGTGACTGCTTGCACGCAGGTGGGGGACTTCGGCTTTGGCCGGGCGGTCCATCTCTCCACCCGGCAGCTGCTGGGGACAAGCACCGACGCGGTGCTGAGCAACGCCCTCATGGACATGTACTTCAAGTGCGGGAGCGTGGACCGCGCGCTCGAGGTCTTCAGCGCCATGCCGTCCGGCGCGCCCAACCTCTTCTGCTGGAACACGGTGATCGCGGGGCTAGGCAGGAACGGCCGCGGCGAGGATGCCGTCAGGGCGTTCCGCGACATGGTGGAGACGAGCAATAAGAACAACGAGGTCAGGCCGGACTCGGTGACGTTCGTGGCGCTCCTGTCGGCGTGCAGCCACTCCGGTCTGGTGCGCGAGGGCCGTGAGCTCTTCGCGGAGATGCTGCCGGCCCACGGGGTGGCTCCCGGGGCGGAGCACTACGGCTGCATGGTGGACCTGCTGTGCCGCGCGGGGCTGCTCGGCGAGGCCGTGCGGCTCGTGCGGACGATGCCCGTCCGGCCCAACGCCAAGGTCCTGGGGTGCCTGCTGCTCCATGCGCGCAGCTCGGGGGACGGCGTGACGGCGAGCGAGTGGGCGGCGAGGCGGATCGCGGAGCTGGACGGCCGCGACGGCGCCGCGTACGGGCTGTCCAACCTGTACGCGTCGCTGCAGAGGTGGGATCACGTCGAGAGGCACCGGAGCGGGCTGGTGACCGTGGCCGCGGCGAGCGGCAAGGAGCCTGGCCGGACTAGCTACGATCCGCATGTACGCTAG